The following are encoded together in the Salmonella enterica subsp. enterica serovar Choleraesuis genome:
- the hybC gene encoding hydrogenase 2 large subunit: MSQRITIDPITRIEGHLRIDCEIDGGKVVKAWSSGTMWRGMEEIVKAHDPRDAWIIVQRICGVCTTIHAVASVRAVENALDMEVPVNAQYIRNLILAAHQIHDHIVHFYQLSAMDWVDITSALEASPEKAEAMLKGRSSWSLNSAAEFAKVQEKVKALVASGQLGIFNNGYWKHSAMKLSPEVNLIAVAHYLQALECQRDANRIVAVLGGKTPHIQNLAVGGVANPINLDAPGVLNLERLMYVKSFIDKLGDFITQVYQVDTAIFAASYPEWFTLGKAADRYLCVPELPVDRKGQEFLMPGGFIEGSDFSTFRPIANHRDSYLIDGIEESGKHAWYKDPEPQKPWEGTTEPNYTGWEEDGKYSWVKAPSFYGKPVEVGPLAWLMCGLAAGDKATLKHYDHIKRLVTSLTGKTLTNDELQSTWGRIVGRAVRTGVLQDTLNQQYQALIDNIGRGDFETFIAPQFPKGTVRGVGFEEASRGMLSHWIVIKDGKIENYQAVVPSTWNAGPRNFNDDPGPYERALIGTEVADPEKPLEVVRTIHSFDPCMSCAVHMVDLSGKTLTRVKVL, from the coding sequence ATGAGTCAGCGCATCACTATCGATCCTATCACCCGCATCGAAGGCCATCTGCGGATCGACTGCGAAATTGATGGGGGAAAGGTGGTTAAAGCATGGTCTTCCGGCACCATGTGGCGCGGGATGGAAGAGATAGTTAAGGCTCACGATCCGCGCGATGCCTGGATAATCGTGCAGCGCATCTGCGGCGTTTGCACCACCATCCACGCCGTTGCCTCAGTTCGCGCGGTGGAGAATGCGCTGGATATGGAAGTCCCGGTCAATGCGCAATATATCCGAAACCTTATTCTCGCCGCCCACCAGATTCACGATCATATCGTGCATTTTTATCAACTCTCGGCCATGGACTGGGTGGATATCACCTCTGCGCTTGAAGCTTCTCCAGAAAAGGCGGAGGCCATGCTAAAAGGGCGCTCCAGCTGGTCGCTCAATAGCGCCGCGGAATTTGCCAAAGTCCAGGAGAAGGTTAAAGCACTGGTCGCCAGCGGCCAGCTCGGTATCTTCAACAACGGTTACTGGAAGCACAGCGCCATGAAGCTGTCGCCGGAAGTTAACCTGATTGCCGTCGCCCACTATTTACAGGCTCTGGAGTGCCAGCGCGATGCTAACCGTATCGTCGCCGTGCTGGGCGGTAAAACGCCGCATATTCAGAACCTGGCGGTGGGCGGCGTTGCGAACCCGATAAATCTCGATGCGCCTGGGGTACTCAACCTTGAGCGCTTGATGTACGTGAAGTCGTTCATTGACAAGCTTGGCGACTTTATCACTCAGGTGTATCAGGTCGATACGGCAATTTTCGCCGCCAGCTATCCGGAGTGGTTTACCCTCGGCAAAGCGGCCGATCGCTATCTGTGTGTTCCTGAACTGCCGGTGGACAGAAAAGGGCAGGAGTTCCTGATGCCGGGTGGATTTATCGAAGGCAGTGATTTCTCGACCTTCCGTCCAATTGCTAATCATCGGGATAGCTACCTGATTGATGGTATTGAAGAAAGCGGAAAACACGCCTGGTACAAAGATCCCGAACCGCAAAAACCATGGGAAGGCACCACCGAGCCGAATTACACCGGCTGGGAGGAGGACGGTAAATACTCATGGGTTAAAGCGCCAAGCTTCTACGGCAAACCGGTAGAAGTTGGCCCTCTTGCCTGGCTGATGTGCGGACTGGCCGCCGGTGATAAAGCAACGCTGAAACACTACGATCATATTAAAAGGCTGGTCACCAGCCTTACCGGTAAAACCCTGACTAATGACGAGCTTCAGTCTACCTGGGGGCGCATTGTCGGGCGCGCGGTGCGTACCGGCGTATTGCAGGACACGCTAAACCAGCAGTACCAGGCATTAATCGACAACATTGGCCGCGGCGATTTTGAAACCTTTATCGCTCCGCAATTCCCGAAAGGCACGGTGCGCGGAGTAGGATTTGAAGAAGCTTCACGCGGCATGCTGTCGCACTGGATCGTTATCAAAGACGGCAAAATTGAAAACTATCAGGCCGTGGTGCCTTCCACCTGGAATGCCGGCCCGCGCAACTTTAATGACGATCCAGGGCCGTATGAGCGCGCGCTGATCGGCACTGAAGTTGCGGATCCGGAAAAACCATTGGAAGTTGTACGCACGATCCACTCCTTCGATCCTTGTATGTCCTGCGCGGTGCATATGGTCGATCTCTCCGGTAAGACGTTAACCAGGGTGAAGGTATTGTAA
- the hybD gene encoding hydrogenase 2 maturation endopeptidase translates to MAVLITGIGNLLLSDEGVGVRAVEALEARYRFPDGVDLLDGGTSGMELLEAMASRKLLIVIDAVRSDYPPGSVFVLEDEEVPAFFSQRVSPHQLGLADVLMALKLTDEFPQRLVLVGIEPESLAPGMSLSDCASKALELAVEQVISLLQQAGITPVLREESDAG, encoded by the coding sequence ATGGCTGTTTTAATTACCGGTATCGGTAATCTGTTGTTGAGTGATGAAGGCGTAGGCGTGCGGGCGGTTGAAGCACTTGAAGCCCGCTACCGCTTTCCAGATGGGGTCGACCTGCTGGACGGCGGCACCAGCGGCATGGAGCTGCTGGAGGCCATGGCCAGCCGCAAGCTGTTGATTGTGATTGATGCGGTACGTAGTGATTATCCACCCGGCAGCGTTTTTGTCCTGGAAGATGAAGAAGTTCCGGCATTTTTTTCGCAGCGGGTTTCTCCCCACCAGCTTGGGCTGGCGGATGTGCTCATGGCACTCAAACTCACCGATGAGTTTCCCCAGCGCCTGGTTCTGGTTGGCATAGAGCCAGAATCACTGGCACCGGGGATGTCGCTGTCAGATTGCGCCAGTAAAGCGCTAGAGTTAGCCGTTGAACAAGTTATTAGCCTGCTGCAACAGGCGGGTATTACGCCGGTTTTACGGGAGGAAAGCGATGCTGGCTGA
- the hybE gene encoding hydrogenase: MLAEVEREIAGFQESPEVWLEQTFGAIGESEMSHLPFYRPHLPVKAIGFQRFDNQWLGALLTPWMLNLVILPGRDQIWPVRTVGQRLTLALPQKDITFQVGETPDGNQYLASSLLSPLPATMSAQEAISLAQDSLRLALSLPMRTRSEVNHSLRALLRGRMAD, translated from the coding sequence ATGCTGGCTGAAGTTGAACGTGAAATAGCAGGATTTCAGGAGTCCCCTGAAGTCTGGCTGGAGCAAACTTTCGGTGCTATCGGCGAGAGTGAAATGTCCCACCTGCCCTTTTATCGCCCTCACCTTCCGGTGAAAGCGATTGGTTTTCAGCGCTTTGATAACCAGTGGCTGGGCGCACTACTAACGCCATGGATGCTGAATCTGGTGATTTTACCGGGCCGCGATCAGATATGGCCTGTGCGTACTGTCGGCCAGCGCCTGACTCTGGCACTGCCGCAAAAAGATATCACCTTTCAGGTAGGGGAAACGCCGGACGGCAATCAGTATCTGGCAAGCTCTCTGCTGTCGCCGCTGCCTGCCACCATGAGTGCCCAGGAGGCTATCAGTCTTGCTCAGGATAGCCTGCGGCTGGCGCTTTCTTTACCCATGCGTACTCGCAGCGAAGTGAATCATAGTTTGCGTGCGCTATTGCGCGGACGGATGGCAGACTAA
- the hybG gene encoding hydrogenase-2 operon protein HybG has translation MCIGVPAKILATGEDAWQPATVEIGGIRRSVNITMVCEGNPQDLVGKWVLVHVGFAMSLLAEEEANEMLTLLDGIEGIATTRQ, from the coding sequence ATGTGTATTGGCGTTCCGGCCAAAATTCTGGCCACAGGTGAAGATGCCTGGCAACCGGCAACCGTGGAGATTGGCGGGATCCGTCGCTCGGTAAATATCACCATGGTATGCGAAGGCAACCCGCAGGATCTGGTAGGAAAGTGGGTGCTGGTACACGTAGGGTTTGCGATGAGTTTACTGGCTGAAGAGGAAGCCAATGAAATGCTGACCCTGCTCGATGGCATTGAAGGTATCGCTACAACCCGCCAATAG
- the cynR gene encoding transcriptional regulator CynR, translating into MLLRYIRYFLAVAEHENFTRAAEALSISQPTLSQQIRQLEEMVGAPLFERSARKVGLTDAGELWAEHARRITQEIDDGMRAIKDVSDLQAGSLAVALTPTFSSWLLAPLIQAFRQRWPGISLSINVMNHAAIERKLINHELDIGVAFGPYDSPEITASPVFEEQVALMVGPTHPWFSLNAEVSVRQCQELSLVMLNNEFATRQHANAYFRNNGVVPDVAIETNSISALSAIIASQPLATLLPAQAASHNPGLHIVNLTPPVPNRQVVLLERRDSWRSAASQAFCQLITEFAHNYGASPVYQTESRSF; encoded by the coding sequence ATGCTGTTGCGATATATCCGTTATTTTTTGGCGGTTGCAGAACATGAAAACTTTACCCGTGCCGCCGAAGCACTCTCTATCTCGCAACCGACTCTGTCGCAACAAATTCGACAACTGGAAGAGATGGTCGGCGCTCCACTGTTTGAGCGCTCAGCCCGTAAAGTGGGACTGACCGATGCCGGGGAACTTTGGGCAGAGCACGCCCGGCGGATAACCCAGGAGATTGACGATGGGATGCGCGCAATTAAGGATGTCTCAGACTTGCAGGCCGGTAGCCTGGCGGTGGCTTTAACCCCCACATTTTCTTCATGGCTGCTGGCTCCATTGATTCAGGCATTCCGCCAGCGCTGGCCCGGAATTTCATTGTCTATCAACGTAATGAACCACGCAGCTATTGAGCGCAAATTAATTAACCACGAACTGGATATCGGCGTGGCCTTCGGGCCTTATGACAGCCCGGAGATTACTGCCAGCCCGGTATTTGAAGAGCAGGTTGCATTAATGGTCGGCCCGACGCATCCCTGGTTTTCGCTCAATGCCGAGGTTAGCGTGCGTCAGTGCCAGGAACTGTCGCTGGTTATGCTAAACAATGAGTTCGCCACGCGTCAGCATGCAAATGCCTATTTTCGCAACAATGGAGTTGTGCCCGATGTGGCCATTGAGACCAACTCGATCTCCGCACTCAGCGCGATAATAGCCAGCCAACCGTTAGCTACCCTGCTTCCGGCACAGGCGGCCAGCCATAATCCCGGCCTGCATATCGTCAATTTGACGCCGCCGGTACCCAATCGACAGGTGGTGTTACTGGAGCGGCGGGATAGCTGGCGTAGCGCGGCAAGCCAGGCGTTTTGCCAATTGATAACCGAGTTTGCCCATAATTATGGTGCGAGCCCGGTTTATCAGACTGAAAGCCGCAGCTTTTGA
- a CDS encoding N-hydroxyarylamine O-acetyltransferase has translation MSFEIHGWLKRIGYSGPVTPDINTLRAIVASQVATISFENMDVLLGRAMELDDDHIYAKLVDGGRGGYCFELNGLLSRGLRELGFDVRDLAGRVMLGRHNSLPPRTHRMMTVTIDGTQWLVDVGLGGQTPTEPLLLNSEDEQLIASGRYRMERVEEDYQLEYFGSHGWQPLYRFDLQRQYLSDYQMANEHVSLHPTSHFRHHLMLSLPSATGRLTELNRRFTEHTSAGDASYELSDSELYQVLQTRFGLSLDSEQYGISQHQFSMMMQRVAGTWRQKRLSANQPEKNVA, from the coding sequence ATGTCTTTTGAGATTCATGGTTGGCTTAAACGTATTGGCTATTCCGGACCAGTAACCCCGGATATCAATACGCTGCGGGCAATTGTTGCAAGCCAGGTCGCCACGATATCCTTTGAAAATATGGACGTTCTTTTAGGCAGGGCCATGGAGCTGGACGACGACCATATTTATGCCAAGCTGGTTGACGGTGGTCGCGGCGGATACTGCTTTGAGTTAAATGGCCTGTTATCACGCGGCCTGCGTGAATTAGGTTTTGACGTGCGGGATCTGGCCGGTCGGGTGATGCTTGGTCGCCATAATTCTCTGCCCCCACGCACCCACCGTATGATGACGGTAACTATTGATGGTACTCAATGGCTGGTCGACGTGGGCCTTGGCGGCCAGACTCCGACCGAGCCGCTACTTCTTAACAGTGAAGACGAGCAGCTAATCGCCAGCGGACGCTACCGCATGGAAAGAGTTGAAGAGGATTATCAGCTGGAATATTTCGGCTCTCACGGATGGCAGCCACTGTACCGTTTTGATCTTCAGCGTCAGTATCTGTCGGATTACCAGATGGCTAACGAGCACGTCAGCCTGCACCCAACATCGCATTTTCGCCACCATCTGATGTTGAGTCTGCCATCGGCCACAGGGCGACTAACTGAACTCAACCGCCGCTTTACCGAGCATACCTCTGCCGGTGATGCCAGTTATGAACTGAGCGATAGCGAGCTGTATCAGGTCTTACAGACGCGCTTTGGTCTGTCTTTAGATTCCGAGCAATACGGTATTTCTCAGCATCAGTTCAGCATGATGATGCAACGGGTAGCCGGTACCTGGCGTCAAAAACGTCTGAGTGCTAACCAGCCGGAAAAAAACGTCGCCTGA
- a CDS encoding membrane protein, translated as MLFSRKTATTLLPGTLILSFLPFTSHAEITILDKNDASNALLSPLSLEVGGSIRPEFIWNNGPEPGYYKNGHDGGTRFRFGADYALSTHTSIIGYYEWGVDIAHVLGMDSHYDSDSPRDFQRQLYGGIKDDRYGKLTFGHQYGAYYDAVGGKSDVWDNDGHASANWIGVGGDYDGGERPKNTLKYSNTFNDLTIYADYLLPQDEKWLGDDMLYRRNHGGGIGFDYQLQDDLTISGAWNQTQATIKDFSGQKKGYRQQFSGAAITWQPDNWYLVSTATWYQNYVPTKKNARVERYFAGDGYGLETFAGYTFQLRKPFLESIQPYVAADTLRLKGSENYHANHVYLGMYTQVAYGFSFYLERTLASTTDNESDTTWLSIYYDF; from the coding sequence TTGCTTTTTTCCCGAAAGACCGCCACCACCCTGCTTCCAGGGACTCTTATTCTCAGTTTTCTTCCATTCACCTCTCACGCTGAAATCACCATTCTGGATAAAAATGACGCCAGTAATGCACTGCTTTCTCCCCTGAGTCTTGAGGTGGGCGGGAGTATCCGTCCCGAATTTATCTGGAATAACGGCCCGGAACCGGGGTATTACAAGAACGGCCATGACGGAGGCACCCGTTTTCGTTTTGGGGCTGATTATGCCCTTTCCACACACACGTCAATAATTGGATATTACGAATGGGGCGTTGATATCGCCCACGTGCTGGGCATGGATAGTCATTACGATAGCGATAGCCCAAGGGATTTCCAGCGCCAGCTTTACGGGGGTATCAAAGACGATCGCTACGGAAAGCTGACTTTCGGCCATCAATATGGGGCTTATTACGATGCGGTCGGCGGTAAAAGTGATGTCTGGGATAACGATGGCCATGCCAGCGCTAACTGGATAGGCGTGGGCGGTGACTACGATGGTGGGGAGCGCCCTAAAAACACGCTGAAATATAGCAATACATTTAATGACTTAACTATCTATGCCGACTATTTACTGCCTCAGGATGAGAAATGGCTGGGTGACGACATGCTCTATCGTCGAAATCATGGCGGGGGAATAGGTTTCGATTATCAATTACAGGATGATCTGACTATCAGCGGCGCCTGGAACCAGACTCAGGCCACAATCAAGGATTTTTCTGGCCAGAAAAAAGGATATCGCCAGCAGTTTTCTGGCGCGGCCATCACCTGGCAGCCGGATAACTGGTATCTGGTGAGTACTGCCACCTGGTATCAAAACTATGTACCAACTAAGAAGAATGCCCGGGTAGAGCGCTACTTTGCCGGAGATGGTTACGGACTGGAAACTTTTGCCGGATATACCTTTCAGTTGAGAAAACCATTCCTGGAATCGATACAACCCTATGTCGCTGCCGATACTTTGCGACTGAAAGGTAGTGAGAACTATCACGCTAACCATGTCTACCTAGGGATGTATACCCAGGTTGCCTATGGTTTCTCGTTCTATCTTGAAAGGACGCTGGCATCGACAACGGATAACGAATCGGATACGACCTGGCTTTCTATTTACTACGATTTTTAA
- a CDS encoding transcriptional regulator yields MPYFTLEMLAEQCGVSMPNLRAWQRCGLISPLRGEDGHRYFEFSHLMRVELIVGWINQGVALEEIGRLLKGEQFSPGSRWKICQENLLAALEKPQPEKARSMLRKLGRELPASALLDSVLIPLRLWLDNGSSSQYLTRRALLDTLIVEYAAFVMQALRKRPAPTLTIIPLCMRDPLEVWLAALRYGAEGFRIDVLAFPVPLPDLTQFSGEHTLLWSDAPPSGEVIDRITQWRREGRHILTAGPGFSGTSRSKS; encoded by the coding sequence ATGCCTTACTTCACCTTAGAGATGCTTGCCGAACAGTGTGGTGTCAGCATGCCTAATCTTCGGGCATGGCAACGCTGCGGCCTGATAAGTCCGCTGCGAGGTGAAGATGGCCATCGTTATTTTGAATTCAGCCACCTAATGCGCGTTGAACTTATCGTCGGCTGGATAAATCAGGGAGTCGCCCTGGAGGAGATTGGTCGCCTGCTAAAAGGTGAGCAGTTTTCGCCAGGCAGCCGCTGGAAAATCTGTCAGGAAAATCTGCTGGCTGCTCTGGAAAAACCGCAGCCGGAGAAAGCGCGCTCTATGTTACGCAAACTTGGGCGTGAATTACCGGCCAGCGCTTTGCTAGATAGCGTTCTTATACCTTTGCGTCTGTGGCTGGATAATGGGAGCAGTAGCCAATATCTGACCCGTCGGGCCTTACTCGATACGCTTATTGTCGAATACGCCGCTTTTGTTATGCAGGCTCTGCGTAAACGCCCCGCTCCTACTCTGACAATCATTCCGCTATGCATGCGCGATCCGCTGGAAGTCTGGCTGGCCGCTTTACGCTACGGTGCTGAAGGGTTCCGTATAGATGTACTGGCATTTCCGGTTCCGCTGCCGGACCTTACTCAGTTTAGCGGCGAGCATACTCTGCTTTGGAGCGATGCGCCGCCATCGGGTGAAGTAATCGACCGTATAACGCAGTGGCGGCGTGAAGGCCGCCATATACTCACCGCAGGCCCCGGCTTCTCCGGAACTTCGCGCAGCAAATCGTAA
- a CDS encoding transcriptional regulator CadC, which produces MQQPVFQVGQWQLTPAINQISRPGRQVTLEPRLIDLLVYFAQYPDVVLSRDELIDNVWKRNIVTNHVVTQSISELRKCLKDGDENSPEYIVTVPKRGYKLAVPVSLIDDGLPDEESSDPVAAVTTDQGVGNPVSSEGSQPAEFNTQPPSQLSDTGHHAGVRIHGSKSRLRRSRIIVWILFVASLVVTVAFLGIGIFSARLPPPTTHLMLNPRDIDIRFQGRATCSNSTIPSSYMLGVTDLIANLLNTYSTFMVHNQTNFNYSGPLSSGKSLTIEFVNQRHYRAQQCFMAVRLVDNADNSTMLDKRYFITNDNQLSVQQDMLRSLSESLKQPWPEQMQEELKMMVPTQDAALQKFYQAHSLLLIGDIDSLAKASNLLEETIKTWPEFTYARAEKVLVDVLRHSDLSPDNTELKKLNQDIAELDNIPNIKNKAVYYQIQTILLLSQGHVDEADIAITKSIDLEMSWLNYVLLGKVYEMQGQNRLAADAYITAFNLRPGDNTLHWISNSIFQTSLTQVVPYLDKFTKND; this is translated from the coding sequence ATGCAACAACCCGTCTTCCAAGTTGGTCAGTGGCAGCTAACACCTGCTATAAACCAGATCAGTCGTCCGGGACGCCAGGTAACTCTGGAACCGCGTCTCATCGATCTGCTGGTTTATTTCGCTCAATACCCTGATGTAGTGTTAAGCAGAGATGAATTGATCGATAACGTCTGGAAGAGGAATATTGTTACTAATCACGTAGTTACACAAAGTATTTCCGAGCTAAGAAAGTGCCTGAAAGATGGCGATGAAAACAGCCCGGAGTACATCGTAACTGTGCCAAAGCGTGGTTATAAACTAGCGGTTCCCGTAAGCCTGATTGATGATGGGCTTCCTGATGAAGAAAGCAGCGATCCGGTTGCCGCCGTCACTACCGACCAGGGTGTCGGGAACCCGGTTTCATCTGAAGGCTCACAGCCTGCAGAGTTCAACACTCAGCCACCATCCCAACTTTCCGATACCGGCCATCACGCGGGTGTCAGGATCCATGGAAGTAAAAGCCGACTACGTCGTTCGCGAATTATTGTCTGGATTCTATTTGTAGCTTCGCTGGTGGTCACGGTCGCATTTTTGGGCATCGGTATTTTCTCCGCTCGTCTTCCGCCGCCGACCACGCATCTGATGCTTAATCCGCGTGATATTGATATCCGATTCCAGGGCAGGGCGACCTGTAGTAATTCGACCATCCCAAGCTCATATATGCTGGGGGTGACTGACCTTATCGCCAACCTGCTGAATACCTATTCGACCTTTATGGTGCATAACCAGACCAACTTTAATTACAGCGGTCCGTTAAGCTCTGGGAAGTCGCTGACGATTGAATTTGTTAACCAGCGTCACTATCGCGCTCAGCAATGTTTTATGGCGGTGCGTCTGGTGGATAATGCCGATAACTCCACCATGCTTGATAAGCGCTATTTTATTACTAACGACAATCAACTCTCCGTTCAGCAGGACATGCTGCGCAGTCTGTCGGAGTCTCTCAAGCAACCATGGCCTGAGCAGATGCAGGAAGAGTTAAAAATGATGGTGCCGACTCAGGATGCTGCTTTGCAGAAATTCTACCAGGCGCACAGCTTATTATTAATTGGTGATATTGATTCTCTGGCTAAAGCAAGCAACCTGCTGGAAGAGACAATTAAAACCTGGCCGGAATTTACCTATGCCCGTGCAGAGAAAGTTTTGGTCGACGTATTACGCCATTCAGATCTCTCTCCTGATAATACCGAGCTTAAAAAACTTAATCAGGATATAGCCGAGCTGGACAATATTCCAAACATCAAAAATAAGGCTGTGTACTACCAGATACAAACTATTTTGCTCCTCAGCCAGGGACATGTTGATGAGGCCGACATAGCAATTACTAAAAGTATCGATTTAGAGATGTCCTGGCTGAATTATGTATTGCTTGGCAAAGTTTATGAGATGCAAGGTCAGAACCGTCTTGCTGCAGATGCTTACATAACCGCGTTTAATTTACGTCCGGGTGACAACACATTACATTGGATAAGTAATAGTATCTTCCAAACCTCATTAACTCAGGTTGTTCCATATCTCGACAAGTTCACTAAAAACGACTAA
- the cadB gene encoding arginine:agmatine antiporter yields MTSSNAKKIGLLACTGVVAGNMMGSGIALLPANLAGIGAISIYGWIISIIGAMSLAYVFARLATKNPQEGGPIAYAGELSPAFGFQTGVLYYHANWIGNLAIGITAVSYLSTFFPALNNPIAAGVACIAIVWVFTFVNMLGGAWVSRLTSLGLVLVLIPVILTAILGWHWFDSATYAANWNTSHASSGSAIIKSILLCLWAFVGVESAAVSTGMVNNPQRTVPMATMMGTALAGVVYVAATQVIAGMFPASVMASAGAPFAVTASTMFGSWAAPVVSAFTAFACLTSLGSWMMLVSQAGVRAAHDGNFPKVYGELDKNGIPKKGLLLASVKMTILMVLITIMNSSGGSASDLFGELTGIAVLLTMLPYFYSCVDLIRFEGVSVKNLLSLVAAVLGCCFTFIALMGANSFELAGTFIISLIILMFYGSKMNRRQQTTTADNAQANH; encoded by the coding sequence ATGACTTCTTCTAACGCCAAGAAGATTGGGCTTTTAGCCTGTACCGGTGTAGTCGCCGGTAATATGATGGGGAGCGGTATCGCTCTTCTGCCTGCCAACTTAGCCGGTATCGGTGCTATATCTATTTACGGTTGGATTATTTCCATTATTGGTGCGATGTCACTGGCATATGTATTTGCCCGCCTCGCTACCAAGAACCCGCAAGAAGGTGGCCCTATCGCTTATGCAGGGGAATTATCTCCAGCATTCGGTTTCCAGACTGGTGTTCTTTATTACCACGCTAACTGGATCGGTAACCTGGCTATCGGTATTACCGCAGTTTCTTATTTATCTACCTTCTTCCCAGCGCTGAATAACCCGATTGCGGCAGGTGTTGCTTGTATCGCTATCGTGTGGGTATTTACCTTCGTAAACATGCTGGGTGGTGCCTGGGTTAGCCGTCTGACCTCTCTGGGCCTGGTCCTGGTTCTGATTCCAGTAATCCTGACTGCAATTCTGGGCTGGCACTGGTTCGACAGCGCAACTTACGCTGCTAACTGGAACACTTCTCACGCTTCCAGCGGCTCTGCAATCATTAAAAGTATCCTGCTGTGCCTGTGGGCGTTCGTTGGTGTTGAATCCGCTGCCGTAAGTACCGGTATGGTTAACAACCCACAGCGTACCGTTCCTATGGCTACCATGATGGGTACCGCTCTGGCTGGTGTAGTATACGTTGCCGCTACTCAGGTTATCGCTGGTATGTTCCCGGCTTCCGTAATGGCTTCCGCTGGTGCTCCATTCGCAGTAACCGCTTCTACCATGTTTGGTAGCTGGGCTGCTCCAGTAGTATCTGCCTTCACCGCTTTCGCATGTCTGACCTCTCTGGGTTCCTGGATGATGCTGGTAAGCCAGGCAGGTGTACGTGCTGCTCACGATGGTAACTTCCCTAAAGTTTACGGTGAACTGGATAAAAACGGCATCCCTAAAAAAGGCCTGCTGCTGGCTTCCGTGAAAATGACCATCCTGATGGTTCTTATCACCATCATGAACTCCAGCGGCGGTAGCGCTTCTGACCTGTTCGGTGAACTGACCGGTATCGCAGTACTGCTGACCATGCTGCCTTACTTCTACTCTTGCGTTGACCTGATTCGTTTCGAAGGCGTTAGCGTTAAGAACCTGCTGAGCCTGGTTGCCGCGGTTCTGGGTTGCTGCTTCACCTTCATCGCTCTGATGGGTGCCAACTCTTTCGAACTGGCCGGTACCTTCATCATCAGCCTGATTATCCTGATGTTCTACGGTAGCAAAATGAACCGTCGCCAGCAGACCACCACCGCTGACAACGCTCAAGCCAACCACTAA